A window of Flammeovirga kamogawensis genomic DNA:
TATATTCCTGGGGAGAAAATAAAAATGGGTCCATTATGGGATTTTGATTTATCATTGGGAAATGCAAATTACGATGGGCATGAGAACTCAACGGGTTTTTGGGTAAAAGATAACCCTTGGATTAAAAGAATGTTTAATGACCCTTCATTTGTAATTCTAGTACGAGAACGGTTGCAATATTATAAATCAAATCAAAGTGATTTAATTGCCTTTATAGATAGTAATGCAGATTATTTAAAATGGGCTCAGCAGGAGAATAATAATAAATGGGGAGTAATTGGTAAATGGATTTGGCCAAATGTAAAAGTTTTATCTACCTATGAAGCAGAAGTAAATTATTTAAAAACTTATTTCAACCAAAGAATGACTTGGCTTGAGGATAATATTTAAATGTGAATGAAAAGAGAACTCCAGTTAAAACTTGGAGTTCTCTTTTATTTTATCTCTAAATTTAGAGGTTGCCTCTAAGTTCTTGTTCTCTTTCTATAGCCTCAAAAAGTGCTTTGAAATTCCCTTTTCCAAAAGACTTAGCACCTTTTCTTTGTATTATTTCAAAAAATAAAGTTGGTCTGTCTTCTACAGGCTTAGTGAAAATTTGAAGGAGATAACCTTCTTCATCTCTGTCTACAAGAATATTTAATTTCTTGAGTTCATTAATTTCTTCATCAATATCACCAACACGTTCTTTTAAGTCATTATAATAGACCTCAGGTACGTAAAGGAATTCTATTCCTCTTTTTCTCAATTCACCTACAGTATAAATAATGTCATCTGTTGCTACGGCAATATGTTGTACCCCTGCACCATTATAATAATCAAGGTATTCTTCAATTTGTGATTTCCTTTTTCCATCTGCAGGTTCATTTATTGGAAATTTAACATACCCATTACCATTAGATACAACTTTTGACATCAAAGCAGTATAATCTGTTGAAATATCGCTATCATCAAAAGTTAGAAGTAGTTTAAATCCCATAACATCTTCATAGAATTTAACCCATTTGTCCATTGCACCTAGTTCGACATTGCCTACACAATGGTCAACATATTTTAGTCCAACTGGCTTTACTTCTAAATCTGAATTTGATGATTTGAATTTTGGGAGAAAAGTTCCGTGGTAGTTCTTTCTTTCTACAAAAGTATGAATTGTGTCTCCATAAGTTTTAATAGAAGCGACAATAACTTCCCCATTTTCATCTGATACCAATTTAGGGTGAGATACAGCAATAGCACCTCTTTTAACGGTTTCATTGAATGATTTTTGAGCATCATCTACCCATAAAGCTAATACTTTTACGCCATCGCCATGTTTCTGAACATGTTTAGCAATTTCTGATTCAGCTTCTAATGAGGTAGTAAATACAAACCTAAGTTTCTCTTGTTGGAGAACGTAGCTAGAACGATCTCTCTGTCCTGTTTCTGGACCAGAATAGGCAATGAGCTTAAACCCAAAGGCAATTTGATAGAAGTAAGCAGCTTGCTTAGCATTCCCTACATAAAATTCAATGTGATCAGTGCCGTTAATAGGCAAAAAATCGACATCATTTTTTGGTTGTGTTTTCGACGTTAGCATGTGAGTGTAAATAATTAATTTATGTGTATATGGTTGGTTGTAAAAAGAGGTAGTTTTAACTACCTCTTTTTATATATAATTTATGGTATTTTATTCTAATTGGTAGTAAAATTGAAGGTATATGTTAGTTAATACGTAATAGAAATTTGTTAGTTTAATTGCTCTTTTAGAATTCTAAATTCTATGATTGGTGAAATACGTTCATATAAAATATTATAAACAGCTCTTGTGATAGGGAGGTCGTTTTCAATATTTAACCTTTTCGCAATCTCAAAGATACTCTTAACAGCATAGTAACCTTCAGCAACCATCTGCATTTCTAATTGAGCAGCTTTAACAGAGTATCCATGGCCAATCATGTTGCCAAATGTTCTATTTCTACTAAATTGAGAATAAGAAGTAACTAACATATCACCTAGGTATGCTGTACCTAATAGGTTTCGTTTAATATGATAAGCTGCTTTTAAGAAGTATTGAACTTCTTGCATTGCATTAGAAACTAAAACAGCTTGAAAGTTATCCCCATAGCCTAATCCATGTGCAATTCCACACGAAATGGCTACAATATTCTTCATTACAGCAGAATACTCAACTCCATAGATATCACGTATAGAAGTTGTTTTAATATATCTATTACTCATTGCGTCTGCTAAAGCGGTTCCAAAACGCTTACTTCCAGATGCAATAGTTAAATATGCTTGTTTTTCCATTGCCACTTCTTCGGCATGGCAAGGTCCTCCAATAACAGCTACTTTCTTATGGTGTACACCAAAATTTCTTTCAATGTGTTCTGTTACTAGAATATGTTGATCAGGAATTAACCCCTTTATTGCAGAAATAACGTACTTATCCTTAAAATCTTCAGGAGTAAGATCTTTAATAGCGTCTAAAACGAAAGCGGCAGGTACTGCTAAAAGAATACAATTAGCTCCTTTAATAGCATCTTTTATATTATTAAAGGGAATTACCTTATCTGTTGATATTTTTGCAGAGGGAAGATATCGTGGGTTAGAATGATATTGCTTGATATGATCAATGTCAGATTGATTTCTTATCCACCAATGCAAAGTAGAAGAACCTCCATCGGATAATATTTTTACCAATGCAGTCGCCCAACTACCTCCTCCGATAACTGCTATCTTAGAAATGTTTGGCAATTCTTCTTGATTATCAAGTGATTGTGTGTTTTCTGTGTCTTTTGTCACGCTACTTATAATGTAATTTAACGTAAAGGTAATAAATACACTTTAAAGTGTACTACTCTTTTACACTACAATTATCCTTTTTATTTACATGCTTTGCAATCAATACTCAAACTAATTAACATATTATTGGTAATTAAGTGATGTGAAATTCATTTTGAATGAACTTTAATTTTGTAAATAATTAAAAATGTATGTTAATTCGTTTAATTATTTCAAGATTTCATGGTTTAAATTATATTTTTTGTAATTTTGAGAATTACTATACTATCGAAAATTAATCTGATATGAAAGATATACAATCATTAGAAAGCTGGTCAGTCGTTAAGAATGGCGGTCCTATAGCTATAGCAGGTCCATGTAGTGCAGAGTCTGAAGAGCAGTTAATGGAGACTTGCCGTCAGATTAAAGATTCAATTGATATCACTATGCTTCGTGCTGGTATCTGGAAACCTCGTACGAGACCAGGTTCATTCGAAGGTATTGGTGAAGAAGGTTTGAAGTGGTTTGCCAATGTTAAGAAAGAATTAAATATGCCTATTACTACTGAGGTAGCTAATGCTCAACATGTTGAGTTAGCACTTAAGTATGGTGTAGATGTTCTTTGGATTGGAGCACGTAGTACTGTTAACCCATTTACTATCCAAGAAATTGCTGATGCACTTAAAGGTGTTAAGGATGTTCCTGTGATGATCAAGAACCCTATTAACCCTGATGTTGCATTATGGAGAGGTGCTATAGAGCGTATCTATGGTGCTGGTGTTCGTCAAATTGCAGGTATTCACCGTGGTTTCTCATCTTTTGAGAAAACTAAATATAGAAATATCCCTATGTGGAAATTAGCAATCGCGTTAAAAACGGAGATTCCTAACCTTCCATTAATCTGTGATCCATCTCATATTGGTGGTACAAGAGATCTTATCTTACCAGTTTCTCAAAAAGCAATCGACTTAGACTTTGATGGTTTAATGATCGAAACGCACAGAGATCCTGATAATGCATGGTCTGATGCTTCACAACAAGTTACTCCAGCTCGTTTAGCTGAGATCTTGAATGAAGTAAAAATCAAGAAATCTTCTACAGATGCAGAAGAAGTAAACTCTAAATTAGATACTTTACGTTCTAAGATTGATCGTTTAGATAATGAGTTACTTGATGTTTTAGGTCAAAGAATGGAAGTAGTTGGCGAAATTGGCGATTACAAAAGAGACAACAACCTTACTGTATTCCAAGCAGGTCGTTGGATCGATATTTTCCAAAACCGTCCTGAACAAGCTGCTAAATTAGGTTTAAGCAAGAACTTCATGGAACAATTATTTAAATTGGTTCACGATGAGTCTATTCGTCTTCAAACTGCAGTTGTGAATACTGAAAAAGCGTAAGCTGAGGGTACTCACATCAAAATATATTAGAGGTGGTACCACTTAATTGTGTTACCACCTTTTTCTTTTAAGCTAAATGAGTAGTATTTTATATACTCATTACTTTTACTTCTTCCATGAGTATTAATAAAGTATCCTTTTTATCAGAACTAGACGCATCAACTTTTAAAAACTTACAAAGCTATACTAGCTTAGCTGTAATTGTTGATGAGAATACAAAAAGAGATTGTTATCCTCTAGTTTCTTCTTTATTACCAGAACATATATTAATTGAGGTGGTAAGTGGAGAAGAAAACAAAACTTTAGATACCTGTCAGCATATTTGGCAAGAACTAACAAACGCAGGCTTTGACAGAAAAGCAGCAGTTCTTGATCTAGGTGGTGGAGTAATCGGAGATATGGGTGGATTCTGTGCTTCTACATACAAACGTGGTATAGATTTTTGGCAAATGCCTACAACTTTGTTATCGCAAGTAGATGCAAGTGTTGGTGGTAAATTAGGAATTGATTTTGGTAAATTGAAGAATCATATTGGAGTGTTTAATATTCCTGATATGGTGCTGATTTATCCTGAATTTATAAATACTCTACCTGCTAATGAATTGCGTTCGGGATTTGCAGAAGTAATAAAACATTGCTTGATTGCTGATGCAAAGCATTGGGATACTGTATCAAAAAAGCCATTAGAAGAACAAGACTTAGCAACCATTATCCCACATTCTATCAACATTAAAGATGGTGTTGTCACTTCTGATCCAACAGAAAAGGGGATGAGAAAAATTCTAAATTTTGGTCATACGGCTGGT
This region includes:
- the hppD gene encoding 4-hydroxyphenylpyruvate dioxygenase, which translates into the protein MLTSKTQPKNDVDFLPINGTDHIEFYVGNAKQAAYFYQIAFGFKLIAYSGPETGQRDRSSYVLQQEKLRFVFTTSLEAESEIAKHVQKHGDGVKVLALWVDDAQKSFNETVKRGAIAVSHPKLVSDENGEVIVASIKTYGDTIHTFVERKNYHGTFLPKFKSSNSDLEVKPVGLKYVDHCVGNVELGAMDKWVKFYEDVMGFKLLLTFDDSDISTDYTALMSKVVSNGNGYVKFPINEPADGKRKSQIEEYLDYYNGAGVQHIAVATDDIIYTVGELRKRGIEFLYVPEVYYNDLKERVGDIDEEINELKKLNILVDRDEEGYLLQIFTKPVEDRPTLFFEIIQRKGAKSFGKGNFKALFEAIEREQELRGNL
- a CDS encoding NAD(P)H-dependent glycerol-3-phosphate dehydrogenase, translated to MTKDTENTQSLDNQEELPNISKIAVIGGGSWATALVKILSDGGSSTLHWWIRNQSDIDHIKQYHSNPRYLPSAKISTDKVIPFNNIKDAIKGANCILLAVPAAFVLDAIKDLTPEDFKDKYVISAIKGLIPDQHILVTEHIERNFGVHHKKVAVIGGPCHAEEVAMEKQAYLTIASGSKRFGTALADAMSNRYIKTTSIRDIYGVEYSAVMKNIVAISCGIAHGLGYGDNFQAVLVSNAMQEVQYFLKAAYHIKRNLLGTAYLGDMLVTSYSQFSRNRTFGNMIGHGYSVKAAQLEMQMVAEGYYAVKSIFEIAKRLNIENDLPITRAVYNILYERISPIIEFRILKEQLN
- the aroB gene encoding 3-dehydroquinate synthase — translated: MSINKVSFLSELDASTFKNLQSYTSLAVIVDENTKRDCYPLVSSLLPEHILIEVVSGEENKTLDTCQHIWQELTNAGFDRKAAVLDLGGGVIGDMGGFCASTYKRGIDFWQMPTTLLSQVDASVGGKLGIDFGKLKNHIGVFNIPDMVLIYPEFINTLPANELRSGFAEVIKHCLIADAKHWDTVSKKPLEEQDLATIIPHSINIKDGVVTSDPTEKGMRKILNFGHTAGHAIESYLLDIPGRKLLHGEAIAIGMIAEAYLSTKFTGLNESELKEIQEYILSVYGKVEIKETDLEHLYAYLLQDKKNTGKKLSFSLLSSIGTCTYDQFIEWADIEEAYRYYMSL
- a CDS encoding chorismate mutase, which encodes MKDIQSLESWSVVKNGGPIAIAGPCSAESEEQLMETCRQIKDSIDITMLRAGIWKPRTRPGSFEGIGEEGLKWFANVKKELNMPITTEVANAQHVELALKYGVDVLWIGARSTVNPFTIQEIADALKGVKDVPVMIKNPINPDVALWRGAIERIYGAGVRQIAGIHRGFSSFEKTKYRNIPMWKLAIALKTEIPNLPLICDPSHIGGTRDLILPVSQKAIDLDFDGLMIETHRDPDNAWSDASQQVTPARLAEILNEVKIKKSSTDAEEVNSKLDTLRSKIDRLDNELLDVLGQRMEVVGEIGDYKRDNNLTVFQAGRWIDIFQNRPEQAAKLGLSKNFMEQLFKLVHDESIRLQTAVVNTEKA